The genomic region AAATTTCTCCTTGGGAACGGTCAGCCATGCAGGCGACACGATGCAACCTGCAAAATAGGGCAACCCAGCGCTTTTGAATATGGGTGCAAAAGGCAATGTGCTGTTCTATCATTTAGACCAATGAACAGGACTCAGCTTTCGCAATTGGCAGTTCTTGCCGCCGTCGCCGCGCATCGCAGCTTCCGGGCTGCGGCTAAGGAGCTGGCTATCGCGCCGTCGGCCGTCAGCCATGCCATATCGAGCCTGGAGGCGAGCCTCGGCGTCCGCCTTCTGGCCCGCACCACCCGCAGCGTCGCGCCGACGGAGGAGGGGCAACGCCTGCTGGAACGCCTGCGGCCGGCGCTCGATGAGATCGGCATTGCGCTGGAGGCGGCCATCGACGCGCGTGACCGGCCCGCCGGCAACCTGCGCATTACCGCGCCCCGGTTCGCCTCGGACATCCTGCTTGGACCCCGCATCGGAGATTTCCTCAATGCCTATCCCGATATCACGCTGGAGATTGCCAACGAGGATGGCTTCATCGACATCGTCGACCAGGGCTATGACGCCGGCATTCGGATGGAGGAAAGCCTCGATGCCGACATGATCGCTGTGCGCATCTCGCCTGAGATGCGCACAATCATTGCCGCCTCGCCGAGTTATTTCGCAAAGCATCCGATCCCCGTCCATCCCCGCGACCTCGTCGCACACCGCTGCATCAAGCGCCGCTTTTCGAACGGCGCGATCTATCGCTGGGAGTTCGACAAGGACGGCGAGTCTCTCGTGGTCTCGGTCGACGGGCCGCTCATCGTCGGCGAGGACAGGCTGGCGCTGCTGGCAGCTCTGAACGGCGCCGGTCTTGCCTATCTCTTCAACATCCGCGTCGAGGACGAGGTGGCCGGCGGGCGGCTGGTCCGGGTGCTGGAGGACTGGTGCCAGCCCTATCCCGGTCCCTTCCTTTATTATCCCAGCCGCCGGCAGCTGCGTCCGGCGTTGCGCGCCTTCATCGATTTCTTCAAGGTCGATGGCTGAGATGCAGAGTTTCGGGTGGCCGGCATGAAAATGCCGCTTACCCTGGCGGGGAGGAGAGCCTACATGAAAAGACCGGCATCGATGCGCGGGCTGGAAGATCTGGGGCGGGTGCGGCTGTCCGAAAACTTCTTCCTTCGCGACTTCCTGCATTCCGAAATAGGCACCCTTTACCGCATCCCGAATGTCCCTGATGACCCCGCCCTTGCCATCGCGGCCGGCAGTCGGCTTTGCGCCGACCTGCTGGAGCCCCTGCAAGCGACATTCGGAAGGTTGCACCTTCGTTCAGGCTACCGCTCGCAGGCGCTTAACCGCTTCGGAAACGAAAATAATTTGAACTGCGCTCGCAATGACGCCGCCGGCCATGTCTGGGACCTCAGGGATGCCGATGGCTTCATGGGCGCAACCGCCTGCGTCGTGGTCCCCTGGGTGTGGGATCGCTATCAGGCACCAGGCGACTGGCAAAAGCTGGCTTGGTGGATCCACGACCAGCTCCCATACGCCTCCCTGCAGTTTTTTCCGAAGCTCTGGGCCTTCAACATCTCCTGGCATGAGCGCCCGAAGCGATCGATCAGCAGCTACGCCGCGCCGCGCGGCATCCTGACCCGGGAAGGTATGGCCAACTGGTCGGGCGGTCATTCGGGGTCGTATGACGGCTTTCCGCGGATCAGAGCGTAATGCGATAGCGTATGTGGCCGTCGCTCTGGACGAAGCGGTCGTATAGCTTGCGGGCAGTGCTGTTGGTCTCGTCCGTATGCCAGTAGAGCCGCGTCCAGCCGCTCGCCTTGGAAAGCGCCACTAGGTCGTCCAGCAGCGCCTGACCTACGCCCTTGCCGCGCACTTCCGCGTCGACGAACAGGTCTTCGAGGTAGCAATCGAGACCTGAAGTCCAGGTACCTTCGTGGGTCAGGCAAAGGGCAAAGCCCATCACGACGTCATCGACAACGGCCACTCGCATGAAGATCGCCGACGCCGGGTCGAAAACCCGGCGCCATGTGAGATCGGTGATGTCGTCCGCGATGCCAACGCCATAGAAAGCGAGGTAGTCGGCCCAGAGTGCGCGCCAGCGGGCCTCGTCGTCGGGTCTGGCT from Rhizobium tumorigenes harbors:
- a CDS encoding GNAT family N-acetyltransferase: MTVTIREARPDDEARWRALWADYLAFYGVGIADDITDLTWRRVFDPASAIFMRVAVVDDVVMGFALCLTHEGTWTSGLDCYLEDLFVDAEVRGKGVGQALLDDLVALSKASGWTRLYWHTDETNSTARKLYDRFVQSDGHIRYRITL
- a CDS encoding LysR family transcriptional regulator produces the protein MNRTQLSQLAVLAAVAAHRSFRAAAKELAIAPSAVSHAISSLEASLGVRLLARTTRSVAPTEEGQRLLERLRPALDEIGIALEAAIDARDRPAGNLRITAPRFASDILLGPRIGDFLNAYPDITLEIANEDGFIDIVDQGYDAGIRMEESLDADMIAVRISPEMRTIIAASPSYFAKHPIPVHPRDLVAHRCIKRRFSNGAIYRWEFDKDGESLVVSVDGPLIVGEDRLALLAALNGAGLAYLFNIRVEDEVAGGRLVRVLEDWCQPYPGPFLYYPSRRQLRPALRAFIDFFKVDG